A genomic region of Candidatus Paceibacterota bacterium contains the following coding sequences:
- a CDS encoding DUF4149 domain-containing protein, whose product MIGLLRFVGILNAAVWFGAAIFFTFAAGSAPFSDEMQRLLGTNNFPYFSGAIAQIFVARYFYLQLICAAVAVLHLFAEWLYLGKHPRKLQVGLLIGLCTAALLSGYWLQPKLNALHATKYGLSTRPEVRETAGRSFRAWHGVSQVVNILLVGGLVAYLWRAANPSDPTRFVSSVKFTMR is encoded by the coding sequence GTGATCGGGCTATTGAGATTCGTGGGCATTCTGAACGCGGCGGTGTGGTTTGGAGCCGCAATCTTCTTCACTTTCGCAGCGGGCTCAGCTCCCTTTTCTGACGAGATGCAGCGCCTGCTCGGCACGAACAATTTCCCTTACTTCTCGGGGGCCATCGCGCAGATCTTCGTCGCGCGCTATTTCTATCTGCAGCTCATTTGCGCGGCTGTGGCGGTGTTGCACCTGTTCGCAGAATGGCTTTATCTCGGCAAGCACCCGCGCAAGCTCCAGGTTGGGTTGTTGATTGGGCTTTGTACAGCCGCGCTGCTGAGCGGCTATTGGCTCCAGCCCAAATTAAATGCCTTGCACGCCACGAAGTACGGCCTCAGCACTCGGCCGGAGGTTCGTGAGACCGCGGGCCGGTCTTTTCGCGCTTGGCACGGCGTATCCCAGGTGGTAAATATATTGCTGGTCGGCGGGCTCGTCGCCTATCTGTGGCGTGCCGCCAATCCTTCGGATCCGACCCGTTTTGTGAGCTCTGTCAAGTTCACAATGCGCTAG